From a region of the Methanomassiliicoccus sp. genome:
- the carB gene encoding carbamoyl-phosphate synthase large subunit, translating to MRRSDLKKIMVIGSGPIVIGQAAEFDFSGTQACRSLREEGYTTVLVNSNPATIQTDIETADVVYVEPLNAETVARIAEKERVDGILSGMGGQTALNICSELAENGTLDRLGIKLLGTQPKAIAMSEDRELFREMMIKIGEPIPHSKTVHSVEEALQAAKEIGKYPVLVRPAYTLGGTGGGIAYNEEELANITGRGLIYSRIHQVLIEESVLGWKEFEYEVMRDAKDNCIIICNMENLDPMGIHTGESIVIAPAQTLSDEDHQRLRNATIKTIRALEIEGGCNIQFAFDPETKEYRVIEVNPRVSRSSALASKATGYPIARVAAKIAVGYDLDEIPNRITGKTYAAFEPTLDYIVMKIPRWPFDKFRTVDRTLGTQMKSTGEVMAIGRTIEEGLLKAIRSLEIDQEYLDRVNWTEEQIRKELSTATDQRLFVIAETMRRGMEIDEIARITNWDPFFLYKIKNILDMEALLKSGSNVTADTLRRAKRLGFSDKVIAELTGTAGEEVRRRRKEAGIVPTYKMVDTCAAEFKAETPYFYSTYETENEARASDNRKVIIVGGGPIRIGQGIEFDYACVHGVMALQEEGVDAIIINNNPETVSTDYDISDRLYFEPLTLEDVLNVIEDEDADGVVLQFGGQTAINLAMPLLKALEGKKTKVLGTSPLDVDVAEDRKLFSALMDRLGILQPRSGTGHSFEEVRAIASEIGYPVLVRPSYVIGGRAMEIVYSEEELRTYVATAVKVSKAHPILVDKYLSHAIEIDVDVVSDGTDIFIGGILEHIEEAGVHSGDATMSMPSQTLSPQMVSKIVDISTKVAKGLNIRGLMNLQLAVKEGEVYMIEANPRASRTVPFVSKAIGVPLAKIATKVMLGRSLKELGCVGVARYDHVAVKASVFPFLKLPGVDSILGPEMRSTGEVMGIAQTFDAACYKALISAGLKLPASGGVYITVSDADKPHILDIAKELRDMGFHIYATKGTSTFLREKGLQTTTVYTISQKMAPDALGLMRRGEINLIVNTPSEASGARRDGYMMRRLAVELEIPFLTTVQAAQATVEAMKRARLGPLDITDLASYHR from the coding sequence TCATCGGGTCCGGCCCCATCGTCATAGGCCAGGCCGCGGAGTTCGATTTCTCCGGAACCCAGGCGTGCCGCTCGCTTCGTGAGGAGGGGTACACCACCGTGCTGGTGAACTCCAACCCGGCGACCATCCAGACGGACATTGAGACGGCGGACGTGGTGTACGTGGAGCCGCTCAACGCAGAAACGGTGGCGCGCATCGCCGAGAAGGAGAGGGTCGACGGGATACTCTCCGGCATGGGCGGGCAGACCGCCCTCAACATCTGCTCCGAGCTGGCGGAGAATGGTACCCTGGACCGCCTGGGGATCAAGCTTCTGGGCACCCAGCCCAAGGCCATCGCGATGTCCGAGGACCGCGAGCTGTTCCGGGAGATGATGATCAAGATCGGCGAGCCCATACCGCACAGCAAGACTGTCCACAGCGTCGAGGAGGCCCTGCAGGCAGCCAAGGAGATCGGCAAATATCCCGTCCTCGTGCGCCCGGCGTACACTCTCGGAGGCACAGGGGGAGGCATCGCCTACAACGAGGAGGAGCTGGCCAACATCACCGGGCGGGGGCTCATCTACTCGCGCATCCACCAGGTGCTCATCGAGGAGTCGGTCCTCGGGTGGAAGGAGTTCGAGTACGAGGTCATGAGGGATGCCAAGGACAACTGCATTATCATCTGCAACATGGAGAACCTCGACCCCATGGGCATCCACACCGGAGAGTCAATCGTCATCGCTCCCGCGCAGACTCTCAGCGATGAGGACCATCAGCGGCTGAGGAACGCCACCATCAAGACCATCCGGGCGCTGGAGATCGAGGGCGGGTGCAACATCCAGTTCGCTTTCGACCCGGAGACCAAGGAGTATCGGGTCATCGAGGTGAACCCTCGGGTCTCGCGCTCGTCGGCGCTGGCCTCCAAGGCCACCGGGTATCCCATCGCCAGGGTGGCGGCGAAGATCGCCGTCGGTTATGACCTGGACGAGATTCCCAACCGCATCACTGGCAAGACCTATGCTGCTTTCGAGCCGACCCTCGACTACATCGTCATGAAGATCCCCCGCTGGCCGTTCGACAAGTTCCGCACCGTGGACCGCACCCTGGGGACCCAGATGAAGAGTACCGGGGAGGTCATGGCCATCGGGAGGACCATCGAGGAGGGCTTGCTCAAGGCGATACGCTCCCTGGAGATTGACCAGGAGTATCTAGACCGCGTGAACTGGACCGAGGAGCAGATAAGGAAAGAGCTGTCCACCGCCACGGATCAGAGGCTGTTCGTCATCGCCGAGACCATGAGGCGGGGCATGGAGATCGACGAGATTGCCCGCATCACCAACTGGGATCCTTTCTTTCTATACAAAATAAAGAACATCCTGGACATGGAGGCTTTGCTCAAGAGCGGCTCGAACGTCACCGCGGATACTTTGCGTCGGGCAAAGCGGTTAGGGTTCTCCGACAAGGTCATCGCCGAGCTTACCGGGACTGCCGGGGAGGAGGTACGTCGGAGGCGCAAGGAGGCGGGCATCGTCCCGACCTACAAGATGGTAGACACCTGCGCTGCGGAGTTCAAGGCCGAGACACCATACTTCTATTCGACCTACGAGACGGAGAACGAGGCGCGGGCTTCGGACAACCGGAAGGTCATCATCGTCGGCGGGGGCCCCATTCGGATCGGGCAGGGCATCGAATTCGACTACGCCTGCGTGCACGGAGTCATGGCCCTCCAGGAAGAGGGCGTGGACGCGATCATCATCAACAACAACCCGGAGACTGTGTCCACCGATTACGACATCTCGGACCGCCTGTACTTCGAGCCGCTGACCCTGGAGGATGTCCTTAACGTCATCGAGGACGAGGACGCCGACGGGGTCGTTCTCCAGTTCGGCGGGCAGACCGCGATCAACCTGGCCATGCCGTTGCTGAAGGCGCTGGAAGGTAAGAAGACCAAGGTGCTGGGGACCTCGCCCCTGGACGTGGACGTGGCCGAGGACCGTAAGCTGTTCTCCGCCCTCATGGACCGACTGGGCATCCTTCAGCCGCGCTCGGGCACCGGGCACTCCTTCGAGGAGGTCCGGGCCATCGCCAGCGAGATCGGATATCCGGTGCTGGTGCGCCCGTCGTACGTCATCGGCGGCCGGGCCATGGAAATTGTATACAGCGAGGAGGAGCTCCGCACCTACGTGGCCACGGCGGTCAAGGTGTCCAAGGCCCACCCAATCCTCGTGGACAAGTACCTCTCCCACGCCATCGAGATCGATGTCGACGTCGTCTCCGACGGCACGGACATCTTCATCGGCGGGATCCTCGAGCATATCGAGGAGGCCGGCGTACACTCGGGCGACGCCACCATGAGCATGCCGTCCCAGACGCTTTCCCCCCAGATGGTCTCCAAGATCGTGGATATCTCCACCAAGGTGGCCAAAGGCCTCAACATCCGTGGGCTGATGAACCTGCAGCTGGCAGTGAAAGAGGGCGAAGTATACATGATCGAGGCGAACCCCCGGGCATCAAGGACCGTACCCTTCGTGTCCAAGGCCATCGGCGTGCCCCTGGCCAAGATCGCCACTAAGGTCATGCTCGGCCGGTCGCTCAAGGAGCTGGGATGCGTTGGGGTCGCCCGGTACGACCACGTGGCGGTGAAGGCGTCGGTGTTCCCGTTCCTAAAGCTGCCAGGAGTGGACTCCATCCTAGGGCCGGAGATGCGCTCCACCGGCGAGGTCATGGGGATAGCGCAGACCTTCGATGCGGCATGCTACAAGGCGCTGATATCAGCCGGCCTCAAGCTTCCGGCCTCGGGCGGGGTATACATCACCGTCAGCGATGCAGACAAACCTCACATCCTGGACATCGCCAAGGAGCTGCGGGACATGGGATTCCATATCTACGCCACCAAGGGCACCTCTACCTTCCTGAGGGAGAAGGGGCTGCAGACCACCACGGTGTACACCATATCTCAGAAGATGGCGCCTGATGCCCTGGGCCTGATGCGCAGAGGGGAGATCAACCTCATCGTCAACACCCCCAGCGAGGCTTCGGGGGCCCGTCGCGACGGGTACATGATGCGCCGCCTGGCGGTGGAACTGGAGATCCCGTTCCTCACCACGGTGCAGGCTGCCCAGGCCACGGTGGAAGCGATGAAGCGCGCCCGGCTGGGCCCGCTGGACATCACTGACCTGGCGTCCTATCATCGGTAG